CTGTTGTGCTTTCCCTACAGTAAAATTCCTGCCGTCATCATGACACAGCATCCCTACAATAAGACGAATTTAAGCTCTTTAGATTCCTTTAACAGGCTGTAACCATTGGACACTaaattcttttcattatttctgaGATTAATGGTTATCAACAGTTCTTGCAACCATAATATATTAATATCTCAACTAACTGGAACTCTCAAGATATATCAATAATTCATTTTTGAAAGCTCTTTAATAGCAACATCTCAAATAATCACAGCTTACATACATAGTCCCAAACAAGAGCACAAAGCtgggtatatttaaaaaacaaacaaaacaccaatgAAAGGTTTTTAAGCTGAACtgttacagaaaatatttttttcaccaaAAGACTTGATCTTCaagcccaatttttaaaaaatatttaattgatttcctagaggaagggggagagagaaccatcaatgatgagaatcattgattggctgcctcctgcacgccccctactggggattgagcccacaaactggacatgtgcccttgaccagaatcgaacctgggaccatttagtccgcagtctgacgctctatccactgagcaaaaccggctagggcttcaagTCCTATTTTTAATCAATCTAGTTTAGATCTCTGTCACTTCATTTCCAATTTTCCATAGCTACATGCTTGAAACCAGTCTCTCCACCTTCTTACTCAGAGTAAGATCCCTAAACATTTTTAAGTAGTGGTTAATGATGCTTCCTAAGTGGTAAGTGGTATTAAGAGACAGTAAAGAGAGCTAATTAAATTATTCAGAGTTCAAGTTACGTTATGCTGGAAGAGCCAGAGATCCAATACTGAAGTTCACTATATTTGAATTAAAAGTTCAAGAACCCACCGCTTTCTGGAGGATACTCCAAGGACACACACGTACCCACACTCATTAACATTGAAGGTATTGACAATAATACCTGCTCAAGACCATCCACTGTTGCGTTAGTTTTATCATCATCGACACCAACATACAATGGCTCCTTTTTCAGAGAAATCCTCGCCAGGTCTTCAACTCTTCGAGTTTGCGTGGCAGAAAAGAGCATAGTCTGTCTGCGTACTGAAACACATACATGTAAGAATAATCCGAATCTTTCAGGGAACCCTTAGAACTGCTTCACAACTACAAATGCTCCTAAGTAGAACTATCAGGAATGGGGGACATTGTAACACTACAGAGATTAAGGGAATATCACAAACAACTTTATGTtcataaatttgacaacttagatgaaatggacaatttCCTTGACTGAAAGACAAACTGCTAAAgctcactcaagaagaaatagaaaacttgaCTAGCCTGTACCTATTAAAAAAATTGTACTTAAAGTCTTCATGTAAAGAAAACTACAGCCCCAACGCCCCCAGTGGTGAGTTCTAGCAGACTTTTATGGAAGAAATATGGATTCTTCACTAACTCTCCAGGACACTAGAGAATTTACTTCCCAGCTTATTCCTTGAAGCCAGCCATTACCCCAATATCCAAACCCAACGACTCATAAGCAGAAATGCAAAATTTCTAAACAAAACTTTAGCAAAGcgaatccagcaatatataaaaaaggaTAAGGCATGGCTAAGTAGGGTTTATCCCGTGAATGCAGGGCTGGTTGCTTTAACATTGGGAAATTAACCAATACAGTATACCATATTAACAAACTAAAGGAAAAATTTGGATCATTTCAACAGATACAGAAAAGCTTTGGACAAAATTCACCatctatttctgattttaaaaaatctaagcaAATGAGGAACAAAAGGGGTTACCCTCAATCTGATAAGGGGTATTATAAAAATCTTGTCTCACTACTTCTATTCTGTATTGTACTGGAGGTTCTCACCAgtgcaatcaggcaagaaaaatattaagtgaagaatttactttttttatttgtagatgacattaCTGCCTATGCGGAAAATCCAGGCTAGTTTCATCTGAAGGTTCATGCTGAACAATCCAGATGAACATAGAAATAATTACTTGCCAGACATAAATGgatatataaaaatcaactgtatatgtacatacaataaacaatttgaaatagaaattttaatgaAGTACTTAGAAATTAAGGAGCTAATAAATGGAGATATACCTTATTCATAGGTTGAACTGATTCAATATTGCCTTTTACCAAtgctctatcctatataatgaaaggccaGAGACCATAAGcataatgactggaacaaccgcttgaccagtcgctatgaggtgggGGGCTGGTGAGGGGAACTGGGTGGCTGGCGGTGGCAGTGGGGCAGGACCCGGGGCCAGTGAGGGGAACTGGGTGGCTGGTGATGGCAGCGGGTTGGGACCCGGGGCCAGCGAGGGAAACTGGGTggctggtggtggcagtggggcgGGACCCGGGGCCAGCGAGGGAAACTGGGTggctggtggtggcagtggggcgGGACCCAGGGCCAGCGAGAACCagctggctggtgggggtggcagggcagGACCCAGGATTGGTGAGCAGGCAGAAGATGGGTCTGATAGCAAgctaggcctaggaaccctacccgtgcacaatttcgtgcgctgggcctttattcctatataatagaaggctaatatgcaaattgtccccacaggcaggagtttgaccaaccaggagttagacatgtgctgaccactaggggcggcgcggaacatggtggacGTTGGCTTCCCCCTGGCTGGTGGGGGCgacaggcagccgggggaagggaggccctggccggcagccggcagctgctagagaccctacccgtgcacgaattttgtgcaccggacctctagtattcaataaaatcCCAACCAACCAGGTATTTTTAGGGAGTAGAaactgacaaactgattctaacatttatacagaaatgcaaaggagaaCAGCcagaacaattttgaaaaagaccAGTTAGAAGTTAATCCCAAGACTTAATAGGTAGAACTGGAACTTCTGTACGCTGctgaaggaaatataaaaatggtaCAAGTTAAATATACTAGTCACTCCACTCCTCAGTAGTTacccaagagaaagaaaaaataaaaaagttgtagATGAATGTTTGTAGCAACTTCATAAATCTTTAGAAAATACAAACACATctacagtgacagaaagcagatcaacAGTTGCCTGGGAGAGAAATGTGTGAGAGCGGCTGTTGGTAGTAGGCGAGGGTTGCTCCTACAGAGGCTGAGAGGGAGTACAAAGGTGCATGAACGCACTTTAGAGGGTTATGGAGATGTTTACTATATTGATGTGATAACGGTTTCATGGGTGGAATGGGAAAATTTATCAAACtgagtatttaaaatatgtacagatcatgtcaattacatctcagtaaaacattaaaaaacaaattgtatAATGAATGGAATCATGGCCTTATTACAGATGTAAGCAGTTTAAAATGTTACAAGTACTAAACCAAGGTATGTACAACTCACACATCACACAGAAGGCAACAAGTCTACGGCTGCCTGGGAGGAGCCGGATGAAGAAAAGGTGAGAGGGTGGTGGGGGCGAACGAGAATGAGACACGTTTGGACTGTTCCACTTGCATTAAACCTCTAACTTGGCAAAACCACTGTATTAAGTTACTAATAAGTTTGATGTTTATATTGCAAACTACCTCTAAGGTTAATTGGCATAGCGACTTCATGTGGCTATACTAACACATTGTGGACAagtagttttgtgttttttttaaatatatttttattgatttcagagaggaagggagagggagagatagaagtatcaatgatgatagagaatcatagatcggctgcctcctggacgcctaccactggggatcaagcccgcaacccgggcatgtacccctgactggaatcgaacccgggaccccccagtccgcaggctgacgctctatccactgagccaaaccagccaaggtgGGACCAAtggttttattgctagctttacccagcggccaggtaagtttctattgaatgagtacaaaaaacgttttacataaatgctaaaggcacactttaaaattaaatacccattgcattttgaagttatttattacatgttcttacaagctaatatgtttttaaagtatgatattttgtaaaacactgtgtaatgtaaagcgagaattctcgtgatccgtctgcAATGTGTTGAAATTCTGGTATTAATAGTTTTCATATAGGAACAACTCTCACCTGCTTCTAACCACCACTTTGCAAACCACATACAGATACTACCCACTTACTTGGTAGAAGTTTAATAATTTGCTTTAATTCCTCTTCAAACCCAACATCCAAGATACGATCAGCCTCATCAATAACCAGACACTGCAGGTTTTTATACATAAACCCTGGAGTATTCTAACAAGACAAAGGACAAAGAAACACTGTTAGCTGTCAAGTTTGTCTGACACAAGACAATGAGACAGTACACAAGTGCTCTCTCACCTGCATATGGTCCAGGAGACGGCCTGGTGTGGCCACAATGATGTTGATCCCATTAGCAAGCTTCTGTGCCTCAGCAGCCCTGTTGCTGCCGCCCATTATCAACCCGTATGTGTGAACGTGGTGTGTCATCAGCTCTTTAAGAACACCGAAAGTCTGCATGGCCAGTTCCCTAGTAGGGGACAGAATAAGAACTCCTGTtcctaaaaagcaaaaaaatgaatATGGAAAAAATCAAACTAATTATTACCACGAGTTCATAAAAGCCGCAATGAACTTCTAGTGAGACAATGGCAGAAACAACTGGATCAAAGGCTTACCATTCCTGGGCATGAACTTTAACTTAACAATGAGTTCAACTGCAGGGATGAGAAAGGCCAGGGTTTTGCCACTGCCAGTTTTTGCAGCTGCCAGAAGATCCCTAAATGttaaaaagggaaggaggagacacTCAGTATACTCATTCAGCAAGTACTAACTGAACAGCCAGCATGCTCAATCACAGGTGTTTTAGGCTCCAAGGCTGGAACAGGATCAAGAAAGACAAAGTTCCTCCTTTCTCTATCACTGAATTCAACCACCTGAGTAAAACACCTAACTCAGAAGTAAGAATCGTGCCAGGAAACAGAAGTGAACACTTCTTCAAACTCCAGGAAGTAATTTAAAGCCTTTAATGCAGGTTGGATATGTAAACCAAcacaatgcaaatcaaaagaacaCACTGGTAGTTCCTCCTGGGCATAAACATTCCTGGGTAAACAACTAGCACTACAAATAGATACTAATGGCCAAACGTCCATGTTAATCATACCTGCCTTCCAGAAGTGGTCTGACACTTTTATGCTGGATTTCAGTCATGTTTGTAAAGCCCATTTCTTTTATTGCCCGCAGAGTGTTCTCATTGACAAGATTAGAGAGAGAAGCAAATGAAGTGTCCTCGAAAGCTCCTAAACGGAAGACAGTTATCATTagcaaatttatcatttttagtgGCTATTTCAGCTATACTGTCTAAATTAGTTTTGCTGATTGAAAGCATTACTGGGTTGCAGTCAAACTTATTAGAGCTTCTTCCACTAAGACTAAATCCCAACCATTCCCACATAATATTAAGAAAAGACCCTACACTTTTAAAATGTCTCCTTTGCTGATGGCTATGTAAAGTCCATGTTCAGAGCCCCTAATGTAACAAAatagtaagggagagagaggaagtacaACCAAGGGATTTGcaggaaattaaaatgtcaagggtgGGGTTGGGGACAGGAGCGCAGAGAAATAATATGTTtaagaaatctgaaataaaaagtgaaaacatcctatctaataaagagggaatatgcaaattgaccatcactccatcacaaagatggcggcacccagtcctctcagccccaccagagtcccccagtcctggggggagggtgcgGCGGCCGCTGACAGTGGATCACGGAGGGCTTTTGGGCAGCGGGCACTGAATggctggagggaggtggtggtggggggggacgCTTGCGTTGTTGCCCCGGCAACGAGGTAAACGGTCTGCGCCCAGCAGCgaagggcctctggccaggccgggcgcGAAATGCTTGCGTCGTTGCAGGCTGGGATAAGGTaacccgcccccgcgcccccccgcacaaatttcgtgcaccaggcctctagttgaggaTAATAAAAGACAAGAGTGAAGTAAAACAAGAGTGGTAAATCTTACTCCCAAAAGACAACCGAGTCAGATACAGGCGGACTGTTAGACTGGACCTCTGTATCAGGTGTGCATTCTTCAGCAGAGGAGCACCAACGCCCTCGCCCCCTTGACCCCCACCCCGGGAGCCCCTACTCCTACATGGCCTGGCTAAACTCAGGTACTGTCAACCTTGGCACGACCGACACCTGGGGCTGGAGAATTCTGTTGTGAGAGGCTGTCCTTTACACACAGGATGTTCTGCAGATCCTTGACCTCTACCCAGGGGATGCCAGTAGTCtgcccccagttgtgacaacaaaaatgttGGAGGCCAACCCTCATGATTTTCCTGGGATAGAGGAGGTTTATGAGATGCTGGACTTTCAAAGCTAAAACTGGTCATGTTCTGGGCAAACCAGGATGAGCTGGTCACCCCACCTGGGAGACAAAATTGCCCTGGATGAGAATGCTGCCATCTTAGCAATTCTGATCAGGCAGGTCTGAGGCTGGGCCTCAGTATTTTAACAGAAAATCCAAACCAAACAACTCAAGTGACTCCTAGACATTTTTGGTTAGGAGCAACTAATTCTAGACTAAACTATTgactttacagataaagaaacaaggGCCAAAGGGGGTTAACCTGACACAAGTTCTTCAATGTTAAgtccttcctccccatccttctTATTAACTAAGCCAGCACTAAAGCTCTGGTCTCCAGACGTCTGGGCCAATGATGTTCCCCCTACAACATGGaatgagctttaaaaaatgataaaccaAAGGAACGAAGGACCCCAGAAGCTGTTGGTGTGCATTATTAAAATACTGTCAGGAATAAAGGAAAGactagagaaagaacaaaaactaAGGCACAATATGGAAGATAAAAGCTGCACTTAAGATATTAACCATTTCGTGTCAGTATTTACTTCTTCCAGGTACAAGTAACAACTGAACCTTCAAATCTATTATCCAGAGAGGTGCGGCATTTTAAAGGTCTGGGGGACTTGCTGGGTTACCTGTCAGtcccaggggcaggctgggcaccTCGCTCTCCTCCTCTCCATCGCCTGGCTCCTCCGCACTGTTCTCGGTGGCTTCAGGGGCCTGGGCACCTTCCTCTGGTTCCACTTTGTcttctggttttgcttttttgctATCTTTGGTTTTAAAGAACAAaacccatattttttttcttcaaataaaaataccaaacaaGATCACAAAATAAAAGACGTGTGACAAAAAGGTCTATTTTCAAAAGCTTAACACATTTCCAGCTTTAATTTGCTAAGAATGTCTCTTTCATAAAGATttggttatatttatttaaaagcccAGGGGGACGTGCAGATTTGCCAACAAAACTTTGTATTTTAGGATTCTTAATGTATTATACCATCTTCAGTAATCAGCTTTTACAAAGTCTAACTAAACAATTTAAGTATTCTAATTACACCAAGTTCTATATACTTTACTGAGTTTTCAGTTTTCTATAAAAGCTAATTTTGTTTGAAGATGAACAGAAATACCAAAGGCTCTTCATGTCACTGAAGACTACAAAGCAGGGCAACATCCCACTCAGCTGGGTGACAGACACTGGCCGTCCTTGAACGTAAGTGGTGAGGAGCCGAAAGGAAGAACTCCGGCTTTCACTTCTCTACTCCCACTTCCACCATGTTCTTCCATGTTCCTCTGGGTCAAGGGGGTTAGCTACCATGCTGGGCTTCTGTCAATTTATGGTGGTTCGTGATGCTAGTTAGAGCAGAGGCCCCAGACCAGAACTCGGGGCTCTTGCAGCCCAGGACTGGCCTCTTCCTGAGACTTTGTGGAAATGGCCAACTCTGCAGGACCCACACGTTCAGAAGCCATGGATGTCACCAGCCAGTCTTCATGACTGATGATTTGTTTTCCTTATGACAGTTCTTAAAGTTTACCCATCGAGTTAAAACCCCCAGCCCTGCAATTCAGTGCttgagaagagaaataaatcgCTTCCTTAGGCAACTTAGAAAAATAATCCTAAAGAGGCGGATGATTTTAGAATCAAATTCCAgtctctttaaataaaaacagtaatgtCTTACCTTCATGCTTTTTTCTATCTGGTTTCACTTTTTAAGCAATTTCTCATAACCTACAAATGTGCTAGTCTGTAGGCAGCATGAAGACAGCTGTGCCGTTTAGAAACGTTCAAAGCTCCTTTCTAAATGAAAGCTTTATTTCAGACAAGACAAATAGTAAATTCTAACCTAGGTGCTGgcaaaactttttcttaaagggccagatagtaaacattttaggtttTGCAGGCCACATGGTCTCTGTCACCAGGAAGACCAAGTAAACAAGTGGGTACTGCAGCATTCTATCCAGTAAAGCTTTTCTCACAGACGGGCAGAAGGCTGAAGAGCTGCGCTTCTATCCTCCCTTGAAACCTCAGCTAGCTCACATCTCGATGAAACGCCTCTCACCTAAGCTTCCTCACATCCAATCATCTCCCAAAGAAAACGGCACTTCCCCGCAACACAACACTACCCTGGTCCTTATACTCACTTGGAAGTTCATGTTCCATTTAGTCAGAAGTTTCCTGCTATTTTGTACACTTTGCACATCCAAATTATCACTAACTCTTCTTTTCAGAAGGGAGGAATTTATGGTAGGAAAAGGAATGGGGCAAAACGAGGTAAGTGAAAACAATCATTCATGCAAGGGCCAGAAAAGTAGATTCTACTACCCGCCGGATTTTAGTACCAGCAATTCCACAGCTGTTTGCAAGCAGGTAACCCTGAAGTATGTGCCATGGTATGTTCTGTTTATCAGCTAGCAGAGGGGCAAATGTCTAGACATCTAAGGAGATTCTTCTTTAAGTGAGGTCTCAAGGTTGTTAGGGAATGTAAAGGCATGACAAACATTTTGAGAGAAGTTAAAATGTAAGCCCTCCCCCCAGTGTTTCCTTGAGCTCCTAGGGTAGTTTCTGGAAACTAGAATCAGGGGTTCTTGCATGTCATGTGGGCACAATAGTAAAGAAATAAGAATGATAACTAATGGAaaagtttaaatgaaaatgaagaacttACCAGGCCCAGCATCATccaccatttttctctttttctttttcttctttttcttagatTCTGAATTGGGAGAGTGCACTGCTGCTTCCCCGTTGGTTAATATGGTAGATTTCTTGGGGgattttttaacttttacatttttcacTGTTTCTTTAGATATATCTCCATTTTGGGCTTCTGACAGGCCCTTAGTCATAGACGGCTTTAGGGATTTTTTAACGTTTCCACCTCCCACTGTTTCTTTACATGTATCTCCATTTGGGGCTTCTGACAAGCCTGCATTCATAGACTGTTTTagggattttttaatttttccacttGCTACTGTTTCTTGAGACACATCTTCATCTTGAGTTTCTGACAGGCTCACATCCCAGGCCCCTGTTTAAGACAGAACACACTGTATCAAAGACGAGGAAGTTTACTCAGAAACAGCTGGAATCTCAAATGAGAAATTCCACGGCTTCTAGAACTGAAATGATTTAGCTTCTGCTTCCCTTTCATATACGGTTAAATCCTCACTTAATGTCAATGATAAGGTCTCATGGCATCTCATTAATGTTACAATGAACGATATTGAACAGAATgacattatttgaggacctgtTGTACGTTACTAAAACCACTTTcacccaggccagtgtggctcagtcccatacaccaagaggttgctggttcaattccaggtcagggcacaaggcCTGGTTGGGGGTATGACCCCCAGTAGCGTGtctgcaggcggcagctgatcaatgttatgctctcacatagatttctctcttctccctttctaaaagtcaataaactatATTCCTTAAAACACTTGCAATTTTATGGTGTTGCAAATAAGTTCCTTTTAAGGAAAAATGCTGGAAAAAGGAAAGCTGCATTTCTTAATTTCAGAAAACCATCTCTGTCAAGAGTTAAAAGTTTGGAATAAGAAAACTTTAAGAGGTTAAATTTTTAAACAGCTGGGGTGACAcaatggtagttacaaaatatgcattttaatataGACATTAATAATATATGACTAacagatatattaaaaacaacttaCATATTATTCACACAACTACTGCTTCTCATATAAATACAACTTCAAAACACTCACCCTGAACTTTCCTAGATGTTAGTGAACTGGAAGTTGTTGATGAAATCACTCATTTGTCCCAAcagttatacactgagtggccagattatgatgatctctgaacgcataataatctggccactcagtgtatttgtatctcaaatgggtaccaaaagtattctagacttttgctggagatcaaccacctatttgccctgagctttctatcagccagtgcaaaggggaaaaactgatcaggtgcacgatttatagtatctttgatatcaaatacatgaggtactcaagagaagtacactgagtggccaggttattatgagttcagacatcataataatctggccactcactgtatataAATAGGTGAAAATGTCTTTACAAAAGTTTCCATGGTTATGTATAAAAAAATTAcatcatcttttattttaatcaataccTTTACTGAAAAGTAGTTAGTAATGTTAAGAATTGGAAATATAAGGGAACTTCAAAAACCCACAAACCTTGCTCCTCCAGGATTTCTTCCAATCAACTAATAGCAGTTGAAAAACAACTGGGGTAAGACATTGTACCTCAAAAATTGCCTTCGCGGGTTTACATCTTATTACACAGGACCCCAAAAGCTTAATCTGAACAACTTTAAGACCTCTGGCTCACCGTCAGAAGTTAGGGCTGCAAATGAGGTAGGTAAGCAAGGTGACATTCGGATAAAACCCTTTTTTATGTATCTCAGTGAAAGATGCAAATACGTAGGAATTTATAAACTAGAGTTGGAAGTGATGGGAACATAGGGCTGGAGAGAGGCTTTGCATTTGCCACTTGGAGTTGTAAATGCAGAAGTGCTACAGGAGGAGAGGTGGAGGAAAGCCTGTGGCAAGGGGGACAAGGAGCTTCTTTTGAAGATATAGAGACATTAAACTGATGATGCGAAAGCAAGGTGCACGGAGGTGGTTCCACGTGTCTGCTCGGAAATGGGTGAGGTGGGGACGAGGTGGGGCCCGAAGGCAGTGAGGGAGTtagaaggggggtgggga
This Eptesicus fuscus isolate TK198812 chromosome 11, DD_ASM_mEF_20220401, whole genome shotgun sequence DNA region includes the following protein-coding sequences:
- the DDX18 gene encoding ATP-dependent RNA helicase DDX18 isoform X1, giving the protein MAHLPMKLLRRKIEKRNLKLRQRNLKLQGAWDVSLSETQDEDVSQETVASGKIKKSLKQSMNAGLSEAPNGDTCKETVGGGNVKKSLKPSMTKGLSEAQNGDISKETVKNVKVKKSPKKSTILTNGEAAVHSPNSESKKKKKKKKRKMVDDAGPDSKKAKPEDKVEPEEGAQAPEATENSAEEPGDGEEESEVPSLPLGLTGAFEDTSFASLSNLVNENTLRAIKEMGFTNMTEIQHKSVRPLLEGRDLLAAAKTGSGKTLAFLIPAVELIVKLKFMPRNGTGVLILSPTRELAMQTFGVLKELMTHHVHTYGLIMGGSNRAAEAQKLANGINIIVATPGRLLDHMQNTPGFMYKNLQCLVIDEADRILDVGFEEELKQIIKLLPIRRQTMLFSATQTRRVEDLARISLKKEPLYVGVDDDKTNATVDGLEQGYVVCPSEKRFLLLFTFLKKNRKKKLMVFFSSCMSVKYHYELLNYIDLPVLAIHGRQKQNKRTTTFFQFCNADTGILLCTDVAARGLDIPEVDWIVQYDPPDDPKEYIHRVGRTARGLNGRGHALLILRPEELGFLRYLKQSKVPLSEFEFSWSKISDIQSQLEKLIEKNYFLHKSAQEAYKSYIRAYDSHSLKQIFNVNNLNLPHVALSFGFKVPPFVDLNVNSNEGKLKKRGGGGGFGYQKPKKVEKSKIFKHISKKSSDGRQFSH
- the DDX18 gene encoding ATP-dependent RNA helicase DDX18 isoform X2, encoding MAHLPMKLLRRKIEKRNLKLRQRNLKLQGAWDVSLSETQDEDVSQETVASGKIKKSLKQSMNAGLSEAPNGDTCKETVGGGNVKKSLKPSMTKGLSEAQNGDISKETVKNVKVKKSPKKSTILTNGEAAVHSPNSESKKKKKKKKRKMVDDAGPDSKKAKPEDKVEPEEGAQAPEATENSAEEPGDGEEESEVPSLPLGLTGAFEDTSFASLSNLVNENTLRAIKEMGFTNMTEIQHKSVRPLLEGRDLLAAAKTGSGKTLAFLIPAVELIVKLKFMPRNGTGVLILSPTRELAMQTFGVLKELMTHHVHTYGLIMGGSNRAAEAQKLANGINIIVATPGRLLDHMQNTPGFMYKNLQCLVIDEADRILDVGFEEELKQIIKLLPIRRQTMLFSATQTRRVEDLARISLKKEPLYVGVDDDKTNATVDGLEQGYVVCPSEKRFLLLFTFLKKNRKKKLMVFFSSCMSVKYHYELLNYIDLPVLAIHGRQKQNKRTTTFFQFCNADTGILLCTDVAARGLDIPEVDWIVQYDPPDDPKVPLSEFEFSWSKISDIQSQLEKLIEKNYFLHKSAQEAYKSYIRAYDSHSLKQIFNVNNLNLPHVALSFGFKVPPFVDLNVNSNEGKLKKRGGGGGFGYQKPKKVEKSKIFKHISKKSSDGRQFSH